The nucleotide window GGTCGCGTGCGGCGAGATGGGGCGCACGCCGCGGATCAACAAAACCGGCGGGCGCGACCACTGGGGCAACCTGGGGCCGCTCCTCCTGGCGGGCGGGGGCCTCCCGGGCGGCGCGGTGATCGGCAAGTCGAGCGCGAACGGCGGGGAACCGAACAGCGATCCGGTCAAGGTGACGAACCTGATCGGGACCATCATGAGCACGCTGTTCGACACCGGAAAGTTGCGCGTCACGCGCGGGGTCAGCCGCGAACTGCTTCAAATGGCCGATTACTCACCAATTCCTGGCCTGAACGGGTAAACTCGGGGCGCTCCGGCCTGACCCCGTGGAGTGCCGCCGATGGCCCAAGAACCGATCAACATCTTCGCCCGCATCGCGGACCCGGCGGGCGTCGCCGCGTTCCTGCGTGAGCACGCCCCGCGGGTCGAACTCGACGGCCCCGACGGCACCTGGGAGAACGCGGTCGTCACGTTCGGGCGCGGCCGATCGGAGCAAGTTCTGACATTCCGCCACAGCGCCGAGTACTACAGCGAACCGGGCTGGTCGGACCAAATGGCCGGGATGCGCGGGTACTTTGCGCGGTTCCCCGACACGCCCCGCAAAGAGAAGGTGCTGCTCCTCACCACCACGTTCCGGTTCTCGCTCGGCACCCTCTTCGAGCCGGACTTCGACCCCGACGGCGACCCGCGCCTGTCCCTCCTCTTCGCCCTCACCCAGGCCCTCGACGGCGTGCTGTTCACGCCGTCCGGTTTGCGCGACGCGAGCGGCCGGGTGCTCTTCAGCGCCCGCGGGGAAGAGGGCGAAGACCCCGGCGCCGAGTGGCCGAAAGTGCACGGATCGGTGTCGCTGGACAGCCCGCTCGGGGCGGCGATGCACGACGCCTCGCGCCCGCGGGCCGCGGACGAAGGGCCGCCGGAAGGCGCCGCCCCGCCCGCCCCGGGCCGGGTCGCCCGGCGGGCACTCGCACTGACCGCCGTCACCGCCCGCGCGATCCTCGAACAGGACGACCCGCAGTCTGAAACCGTCCAGCGAACTTATGCGGACCTGCTGGCGTGGGTCGGGGAGATCGGCATCGACCCGGAGTTCGAGCCGCCCGAGCGCGAGGTGCTCCACCGCCCGCTCGGACAGTTGACCGGCCGGCAGCAGGCCGACGCCACCTGGCGCCTCGAAGGGCTGGTCGTGCTCGCGTGGGCTCTGAAGCGGTACGAGATCCCGCCGCACGACGAGGTGGTGCCGCTCAACCCGCTCTGGTGCAGCCTCGGGTTGCTCAACGCCGGTGACGCACAGGACCTGCTCGCCCGGCCCGAGTTGCGGTCGCGGGAGGAGATCAGCGCGCTCCGCAACCGGCAGTTCGCGGTCCACTGGCGGCTGCGGGACCAGTACCTCGCGCCGAAGCCGATGGACTTCGCGGCGTTCGCCCGGACGTGCCGGTTCGGCCCGCTCGACATCACCGGGCTGCCGCTGGTGGAGGGCGATCTGGCGATCGGGGGCGAGCGCATCGACCGCGCCCCCCCAGAGCGGTTCCGCGCGGCGCTGAGCACGGCCCTGGAGCGACACGTCGCCGCCAACTGGCTCTGGGAGGGGCCGGAAACGTACTCCGAAGCCAGTTCGGCGACCTGACGCGTCGGGCCACCGGCGCCGAGTTCCGTTGCATGTCCCAGGGTGCACCCGTACTGGCCCTGGAAACTCCGGAACGCGCCGGTCACTTTAGCCAGTAGATCGGGATCGGCAGGGCGAGCAGTTCGCGGCGCGACAACGGGCGCCGGCTCACCGTGTACCGGTTGTTCCGATAACATCAGACCACTTCGGCACTCCCGGCGCGCTTCTGACGGTGCTGTTGAATCACGGCGTCGTACAGCGGCGGCTCCTGTGGGGTGCATCGCGCCGTCATCAGCACGGTGATCAGCCCCCACTTGCCGGCGCGGCAAACGCACAGTTGGCGGTTGTTCAGTTTGAGGGTGTGGTCCGGTTCCTCACGCCGAAGTGGCCGCCGAACGTAGCGGCTCGCGCGCAGCAGCCCCGACTTCGGACACACGTAGCACTGATCTCGGCGGTCGCTCGTGCGGAGGGGTTCCCCGTACCGACGCGCGTACGCCGCGCCGCGGCACCCCGTAGATCAGAACCGTGTTCGTGACGACATACTGAAACAAGTGCGTGAGGATGTGCTTCTGGACAACGTTCCCGCGGTCAACGTGGCGATAGCTTTCCGCGTAGATCTTGCCCCACGGCCGACCGACGTTTGCACTGAGGAACCGGCGGAGCGGGCCGAGGCGCTCGTTGAAGTGTTTCAGCCGGCCACCGTAACTGCGATTGATACCTTCACGAACGGGGCGGCGGGTCACCAGCGTCTAGACATTTTCCCACGCGCTTCTTGTAACCCTCACCGAGCCAACTCTCCGCTCGCGAGCGCCCGATCCGCGGGCGCTCGACCGGCACCTTGCCCATGCCCGATCGCATGACGCCTCCCGTTCAAGGGTCATCGATCAGACACCAGCTTTGCAGAGCGGCTCGCGTTACTCGCGTTCCACGCGGTGCCCGCTGGACGGGCGCGCCACGAAGCACGGCACCCGGCCGCGGAACCGGAGCACCAGCGAGAGGGCGGTGTCGGCGTCCGGCGCGAGCGCGAACACGGTCGGCCCCCACGAACTCTGGCTCACCCCGCGGACGCCCCGCGACCGCAGGTCGGCGACCAGCGCCTCCACCTCGGGCGAGGCGTACACCCCGCCCTGCGCCGCGGCGAACGGCTCCCCGGCCTTCCGGTTGAACTCGTACAGCGCGTCGCCGAACGCGTCCGAATCTCCGGCCCGCGCCGCCGGCAGGAGCGTCTCGTGGGCGAGACGCCGCAGCGCGTCCGGGGCGCCGCCCGCCGCAACCGAGAACGCGTGCCGCTCGCGCGCCCCATGCCAGCCGCCCGCGACGGAAGGGGTGAACACCACGACCCGCCATTCGTCCGGCAAATCGACCCGCGCCAGCAGCGGAGACACCGGTTCGCCGGGCAGTTTGCCGGCGTCTACCAGCAGCCCGCCGTGATCGAACCCGTGAACCCCAATGGCGGACCGCTCGCCGCGCCCCACCCGTGCCGCCAGATCGGGCGAGGGCAGTCCTGCTTCCCCGTGCGCCACCGCCAGCACCTTCGCCACCGCGAGGCCCAACTGCGTTCCCACGCCGAGCCCCGTGTGCTCCGCCGGGGCGCGCTCGATCAGCACCTGTTGCGGGCGGAGGCGGTCTTCGGGCACGGACCTCAGGAACCGCATCGCGAACACTTGCGCGCGGCTGGCGAGCGCCCCTTCGAACTGCCACCCCGCGGCGGGGCGCGCCGTCACCACCACGCCGGGCAGGTCCACCATCAGCCCGACGCCGCCGAACGCCCGCTCGCCGGCCGGCGGCGCGCCCGCGCCGGGCACGTGAAACAGCCCGGCGTGCAGCCGGCTCGGCGCAACCACGCGAATCATCGGCGCCCCTCTGCTTCGCGCAGTTTCGTTTCCAGCATCTCCATCGCCCGGTGCTCCGCCGGCCCGCCGGTCTTGCCCACAATCACGCGGAGTTTGGCGAACTCGACGGCCACTTCGGCCAATGGTATCAGGTGGAGCCGGGTCGCGAGTATGGCGGCCTCCACGACCGCGTGCTTCGCCCGGTTGAACCCGAAAAAGTCGCGCACCCGCCCGGCCCGCACCACCTCGGCCTCGAGACGCACCCGCGGGCCGCTCGCGTCCGCCGACCGGACCACGAACTCGAAGTACCGGCAGCAGTCTTCGAGCACGAAGCCGCTCACGCACTCGGCCGGGCGCGCGGGCGGCGCCTCGGGCAGTTGCCCGACCGCCGCCCGCGCGAGCAGCAGCACGTCGTCGGTGACGTGCAACACGCCTTCGGGCCGGCGCACCAGGTTCTGGTAGGTGTTGGAGGTCGGGAACGGGCGGAGCGTGAAGCGCGTGAAGTCGTCCGTAACCCAGGGTCCCATCGGCGCGAGGTGCAAGCCCCCGTCGGCGTCGGTGGTGGTGACGAGCGCTTCGAGGATCATTAGCACGGCCCGCGTTTCAGGTCTCGCGCCCGGGTCGAGCGCCGGCAGCGACATTGCCGCTGTCCGACGGGACCGGGAGCCTCAACTCACAAACTTCGTAGCAAGCCGGCGGCTTTGTGGAGGGTCTCTTCGTACTCGCGGGCGGGGTCGCTGTCGGCGACGATCCCGCCCCCGACCGGGAACTGCACCCACCCGCCCCCCGCGGTGAACGTGCGGATCAGGATATTCGTGTCCATCGCCCCGTCGAACCCGACCCACCCCAGGCACCCGCAGTACGGGCCGCGAGCCGTCGGCTCCAACTCCGCGATGATCTCCATCGCCCGCACCTTTGGCGCCCCGGTCACGCTCCCACCGGGAAACGATGCCGTCAGGAGATCGAGCGGCCCGACCTCGGGCTTCAACTTCCCTCGCACCTCGGAAACCAGGTGGTGGACGAACCGGAACGTTTCCAGTTCGCACACCCGCGGCACCCGCACCGAGCCGAACACCGACACCTTTCCGATGTCGTTGCGGAGCAGGTCCACGATCATCACGTTCTCGGCCCGGTCTTTCGGACTCGTGACGAGGTCGCGAACGAGGGCCGCATCTTCTTCAGGGGTCCGCCCGCGCCGGCGTGTGCCCTTAATCGGCCGCGTTTCAACCGCGCCGTCGGCGTGTACCCGCAAGAACCGTTCCGGTGACGCGCTGAGAAGCTGGTAGTCGCCCAGATCGAAGTACCCGCCGAACGGTGCGGGGTTGAGGCGCCGCAACCGGCCGTACAACTCCAACGGGTGCTCGCGGAGCGGGGCGAGCAGCCGCTGCGACAGGTTCACCTGGAAGCAGTCACCGGCGTGAATGTACTCGACCGCCCGGCGCACCGCGTCCTCGTACCCGGCGCGGTCGAAGTTGCTCGTCACCCCCGGGAAACCCGGCAGCGCGTACTGTGGGGCGGGGTCGATTCGCTCGCCCAATCGGGGCAAGTGGGACGCTCGCTCCGACTGGTCTGTGCGCAGCACCTGCAACGCCTCTTGAAGGCGTGCCGCGGCTCGTTCAACACGTTGCGAGCGGTCACCGGGCGCGAACGGAAAACCGGACGAAACCAGCCACGCCCGGCGTGACGTGTGGTCGTAACTGAAGACCCAGTCGTAAAAGCCGAGCACAACGTCGGGAACCCGGAACTCGTCGTACCGGGTCTGGGGAAGACGCTCCAGCGAGCGCCCGTACCCGTAGCCGAAACAACCGGCCAGCCCGCCCTGAAACGGGGGCAGATCCGATACCGTCGTGAGAGCGCACTGACGGAGGCGAAGTTTCGCTCGCTCCAGCGGGTCAAACGGCGTACCACTTTCCCCCTCGTTCCCGTTCGTTTCTCCACCCGCCGGCGGTTGGGTGAGTAAAGTGACACGCGGGTCGGCCGCAACGTATGAATACCGCCCACGCTCAGTGTGTTCCTCGGCGCTGTCAAGGAAGAGAAGGTGCGGAAGGTGTGACAGCTTCCGTGCGACGGCCCACGGGCTCGGGGCGGGGATCAGTTCCACCGCCAGTGGGGCATCGGGAGGGACGGGCACGGGGACGGCATCGAATTGAAGCGGCTCACCCGTGTCCATGAAGGGCATTCTATTGAGCAAAACGGCCCGCGGTGCGGACACCGCGGGCGGGGGTGGCGTTCAACCTTTTGCCGCTACGGCGGCCTTCACGAGTTCGTCGACCGCCCGGTCGAGTTCCTTGTCGTCGGGCGCGCCAGACCACTTGTGCCGCACCACACCGGTGTGGTCGATCAGGTACAGCGTCGGGAACCCGCGGACGCGGTACGTCTTGAGGATGGCCGTTTCCGGCCCGTTGTCCCACCAGTGCGTCCAGGGCATCGGCTCCTTCTCCAGGAACTTTTGCAGCGTCTCCTTCTTGTCATCGACGCTCACACTGATGAGTTCGAACGGCTTGCCCTCCAGCCGCTTCACCATCTGCCGCTCGTGCGGGATCATCGCCCGGCACGGCGGGCACCACGTGGCCCACACATCGAGCAGCACCACCTTACCCTTGGAGCTTGATAGTTTCACCTTCTTGTCGTCGAGCGTCAGGGACTCCACGTCCGGGGCGGCTTTACCGACCCCCAGATTCAGTAGCGCGTTCAGCCCCTTGATCTCCTGCGCCGCGAACTTCGACACGGTGCCGCCGCTGCCGACCTTGGCGTCCGGGGCCTCTTTCGCCGCCGCCTCGAACAGCGCGACCGCCTGCTTCACCACGTCCGCCAGTTTCTTGTCGTCGTCCTCTTCGTCCACGGTCCGCGCCAGGGCGTACCCGCGGAGGAACATCGCGACGGCTTTTGACTCCTTGTCGCTGCCGCCGGCGGCCACGGCCTTGAGCAGTTTGTCGCCGGACGCGCCGACCCGCATCGCGGAAACGAGCAGGTCCTTCATCTTCGGGTTCGCGGCGTGGTGCTCGGCGAGCAGCGCGATCGCCTTCGCCACGTCGTCCCCGCCGGCCCCGGCGTTACCCGCGATCTGGAGCACGAACGCCGCGGCCTCGAACCCGACCGCGTCCTTCGGGTCGTCCTCGGCGATCACGAGCACCTTGCCCGCGGTGAGCAAGGCCAGCTCGCGCACCTCGGCCTGGATCGCCCGGGCGTCGTCCGGGCTCTTGGCCTTCTGGAGCCGCTCGGACAGGTCCTTGTTTTCCTCCTCGAACCGTTTCTTTTGTGTCGCCAGTTTCTCGGCCCGGGCCTGGTCCTGAGCAAATGCGAACCACAATCCGACCGACAGCGACAGCGCGGCCGCGCAAAGGAAGCGCATCGTGGTGTCCATAAAAGGGTGAGATGGCCGCCGGCGGCCGGTCCATTCAGTTTACGCCGGAATGTAAGGCGATCAAAGGGAAACAGGCCGCGTCTTCGCGTGAGGTGGAGGTCTTGTGGCTCTCGGAGCGCGGGATAGGACAAACCGGGGCGTTCGGCCGCAATTATTTCGCGTGGCTCGCCACGCCCGGACCGCGTTTCCTTGTCGAAGAATTGAATGGGGCCAGTAGCAGTCGAATGGGGTACGGCGGCGCACGGATGTAACCTGGGCAATGTGGGTAAGCGGCCGAGCAACTTGCCACGGCAGCAACAGATTACAGGTCAATCACTTACGAGGCCGCATCCTGTTGCTGGCCGACCGGATTTGACCTCTCCGTTATCTTGGGTATGTGAACTCCGCACGACGAGCCGGTTGGCGACCGCAGTTTTTCTTTCCGCGAGGCGCAAGCAGCACCAGGCGCCGCGTTACAAGCGTGCCCCGGCGGCAGTGTCCGGGCCGCGAGGAGCCTGACCCATGACCCACTCGAACGCGAATCAGCCGAGCCTCGAATCGCTTACGCTGCGATTCCTTGCCACCCGTTCAGACGCCACCACGGCAGTCGAACGCGGCGAGAGCGAAGTTGAACCGCACGAAGTGGCGGCTGGGTTCCGGGTCGACCCGCGGACGGCTTGGATCGACGCCAACAGTCACACCACGGGCTCCCCGGGGCCGCTGCCGACCGAGTGGGCAGCGCTGGTGAGCCAGCCGTCGGCAGCGTTCGCCATACCGATGGCCGCCGGGCACTTCCCGCAGCGAGTTAAAGATCTGCAACCGCTGCTCAAGCAGTTCCGACCGGCCGATCTGCGGCCCACGGGCGAAGAGGCCGCGATCCCGGCGTTCACCGGCCTGCGGGCGTGGGTTCAAAAGAACGCCAAGTCGAACGCCCTGGTGGCCGCCGGCATCGCCCGAACGCTGGGCGACTTTGAAACTGCTGAGGCCTTGCTTGCCGGAGCAAAT belongs to Gemmata obscuriglobus and includes:
- a CDS encoding Beta-ribofuranosylaminobenzene 5'- phosphate synthase (mptG) — encoded protein: MIRVVAPSRLHAGLFHVPGAGAPPAGERAFGGVGLMVDLPGVVVTARPAAGWQFEGALASRAQVFAMRFLRSVPEDRLRPQQVLIERAPAEHTGLGVGTQLGLAVAKVLAVAHGEAGLPSPDLAARVGRGERSAIGVHGFDHGGLLVDAGKLPGEPVSPLLARVDLPDEWRVVVFTPSVAGGWHGARERHAFSVAAGGAPDALRRLAHETLLPAARAGDSDAFGDALYEFNRKAGEPFAAAQGGVYASPEVEALVADLRSRGVRGVSQSSWGPTVFALAPDADTALSLVLRFRGRVPCFVARPSSGHRVERE
- a CDS encoding DUF447 domain-containing protein, with protein sequence MSLPALDPGARPETRAVLMILEALVTTTDADGGLHLAPMGPWVTDDFTRFTLRPFPTSNTYQNLVRRPEGVLHVTDDVLLLARAAVGQLPEAPPARPAECVSGFVLEDCCRYFEFVVRSADASGPRVRLEAEVVRAGRVRDFFGFNRAKHAVVEAAILATRLHLIPLAEVAVEFAKLRVIVGKTGGPAEHRAMEMLETKLREAEGRR
- a CDS encoding DUF4272 domain-containing protein, coding for MAQEPINIFARIADPAGVAAFLREHAPRVELDGPDGTWENAVVTFGRGRSEQVLTFRHSAEYYSEPGWSDQMAGMRGYFARFPDTPRKEKVLLLTTTFRFSLGTLFEPDFDPDGDPRLSLLFALTQALDGVLFTPSGLRDASGRVLFSARGEEGEDPGAEWPKVHGSVSLDSPLGAAMHDASRPRAADEGPPEGAAPPAPGRVARRALALTAVTARAILEQDDPQSETVQRTYADLLAWVGEIGIDPEFEPPEREVLHRPLGQLTGRQQADATWRLEGLVVLAWALKRYEIPPHDEVVPLNPLWCSLGLLNAGDAQDLLARPELRSREEISALRNRQFAVHWRLRDQYLAPKPMDFAAFARTCRFGPLDITGLPLVEGDLAIGGERIDRAPPERFRAALSTALERHVAANWLWEGPETYSEASSAT
- the pabB gene encoding aminodeoxychorismate synthase component I, with translation MPVPPDAPLAVELIPAPSPWAVARKLSHLPHLLFLDSAEEHTERGRYSYVAADPRVTLLTQPPAGGETNGNEGESGTPFDPLERAKLRLRQCALTTVSDLPPFQGGLAGCFGYGYGRSLERLPQTRYDEFRVPDVVLGFYDWVFSYDHTSRRAWLVSSGFPFAPGDRSQRVERAAARLQEALQVLRTDQSERASHLPRLGERIDPAPQYALPGFPGVTSNFDRAGYEDAVRRAVEYIHAGDCFQVNLSQRLLAPLREHPLELYGRLRRLNPAPFGGYFDLGDYQLLSASPERFLRVHADGAVETRPIKGTRRRGRTPEEDAALVRDLVTSPKDRAENVMIVDLLRNDIGKVSVFGSVRVPRVCELETFRFVHHLVSEVRGKLKPEVGPLDLLTASFPGGSVTGAPKVRAMEIIAELEPTARGPYCGCLGWVGFDGAMDTNILIRTFTAGGGWVQFPVGGGIVADSDPAREYEETLHKAAGLLRSL
- a CDS encoding TlpA family protein disulfide reductase encodes the protein MRFLCAAALSLSVGLWFAFAQDQARAEKLATQKKRFEEENKDLSERLQKAKSPDDARAIQAEVRELALLTAGKVLVIAEDDPKDAVGFEAAAFVLQIAGNAGAGGDDVAKAIALLAEHHAANPKMKDLLVSAMRVGASGDKLLKAVAAGGSDKESKAVAMFLRGYALARTVDEEDDDKKLADVVKQAVALFEAAAKEAPDAKVGSGGTVSKFAAQEIKGLNALLNLGVGKAAPDVESLTLDDKKVKLSSSKGKVVLLDVWATWCPPCRAMIPHERQMVKRLEGKPFELISVSVDDKKETLQKFLEKEPMPWTHWWDNGPETAILKTYRVRGFPTLYLIDHTGVVRHKWSGAPDDKELDRAVDELVKAAVAAKG